From the Acidobacteriota bacterium genome, the window ACCGCACATCCCCCACGTTGCGGGGAAAGTGGATTCTGGAGAACTTACTTGGCTCTCCGCCTCCACCACCCCCCCCGAACGTTCCTTCGCTGCAGGACCGGGGCGCCGACGGGAAAGTGGTTTCGATGCGCCAGCAGATGGAGAAGCACAGGGCGAATTCGGCCTGCGCCAGTTGTCACGCGCGCATGGACCCGTTAGGTTTTGCGCTAGAGAACTTTGACGCGCTCGGCAAGTGGCGCACCGTCAGCGGCGGCGCACAAGTGCCCATCGATGCTTCCGGCGCTCTGCCGGATGGCGCCAAATTCAATGGACCGGCGGAGCTGCGACAGATTCTGCTGAAGCGGGGTGACAGCTTCGCCCGCGTGGTTGCCGAGCGGCTGTTCACTTACGCGCTTGGCCGCGGCGTGGAGTATTATGACGGCCTGGCCATTCGCAAGGCGCTGCGCGCAGCGGCGAAGGATGGGTACCGGTGGCACACGTTGATCAGCGAAGTTGTACGTAGCGCTCCATTCCAAATGCGGAGGTCCCGGACACAATGATGAATTTTCGCAAAGCGGTTCCCCGACGGACATTTCTCCGCGGCGCCGGCAGCGTCCTCGCGCTGCCGTTGCTAGACGCCATGGTGCCCGCGTTCGCTGGCACCACCGACACCGATGACTTGACGCCGCAGCGCTTCTCCACGTCCTACGTGCCGAACGGCATCATCATGAATCGCTGGACCCCGGAGGCGGAGGGCGCGAATTTCCAGCTTACCCCCACGCTCGAGCCGCTTGCTCCCTTCCGTCAGAAGATGTTGGTGATCAGCGGGCTGGCGCATAGCAACGCACGAGCGCTGGTGGCCGATGAAGCCGGGGGGTTCCATCCTCGCGCCAGCTCCGTATTTCTCACCGGCGCTCATCCCAAGCGTACCGAAGGCGCTGATTTTCGCGTCGGTGTCTCCGTGGACCAGGTGTTGGCCAAGGAGGCGGAGAAGAAGACACAGCTGGGGTCGCTTGAGCTAGGGGTGGACGCAGCCGATCTGCTGGGCGTTTGCGATACGGGCTACACCTGCGCTTACAGCAATACGCTTTGTTGGCGCACTCCCAATGCGCCGGTGCCAATGCTGAATCATCCGCGGGAGGTATTCGAGCGGATGTTCGGCGATGCCAACAGCACCGACAGGCAGGCGCGGATAGCACGCATGCAAGAAGACCGCAGCGTGCTGGATTACGTCAGCCAGAGCTCGGCCAGCCTCCTTAAGAAGCTTGGAGCCGCCGACGGGCAGAAGATGTCGGACTACTTCGATTCCGTCCGCGATGTCGAGCGCCGCATTCAGCTGGCTGAAGAACAGTCGGCGCGCGAGCTGCCTAATTTTGACCGCCCCGCTGGTGTGCCGGCCAAATATACCGAGCACACCAAGCTGATGTTCGATCTCGAGGTTCTTGCTTTCCAGAGCGACATCACACGCGTGGCCACATTCATGATGGGCCGCGAGCAGGGTACGCGCGTCTTTGACGAACTTGGTATCTCCGACGCTTACCATCCGCTGACACACCACCAGGGTGATCCGGTCAAAATCTCCAAAGTCACCAAGATTGACCTGCTGCACACGCAGCTGTTTGCATACTTTCTGGAGCGGCTCAGTGCGACGCCGGATGGCGATGGGACCCTGCTCGACCACGTGGCCGCCCTTTATGGCTGCTGCATCAGCGATGGAAACATTCACCTCAATCACGACCTTCCCGTGCTGCTGATGGGTGGTGGCGTGAAGCTGCGCATGGGCCGGCATGTGAGATTTCCGCAGCACACGCCTATGTCGAATTTCTATGTAACACTGCTGAATCAATTCGGCGTGAGTGCAAGTTCCTTCGGAGACAGCAGCGCGAAGCTGGCGCTGTAGGAAGCTTTCGGGTGGAGCATGGAGTTAGAAGTCCGGATGAAATCTAGGGATACATCTCGTTGGAATTACTTGGCCGGGCGGGTTCTGGTGTGCCTGCTGCTTTTCCCGGGTGTGGCGCCGGCTGCCGACAGCCGGGTTGCGGATGCCGCCCGGGGCCAGGACCGCGCAGCGGTGCAGGCGCTTATCCGCTCCAAAGCGGATGTGAACGCGCCCCAATCAGATGGCGCCACGGCACTGGCGTGGGCCGCGCATTGGGATGATCTCGAAATGGCCGACCTGCTGTTGCGCGCTGGCGCGAAAGTGGACGCGGCAAACCGTCTTGGCTGGACTCCGCTTTCGCTGGCCT encodes:
- a CDS encoding DUF1552 domain-containing protein encodes the protein MMNFRKAVPRRTFLRGAGSVLALPLLDAMVPAFAGTTDTDDLTPQRFSTSYVPNGIIMNRWTPEAEGANFQLTPTLEPLAPFRQKMLVISGLAHSNARALVADEAGGFHPRASSVFLTGAHPKRTEGADFRVGVSVDQVLAKEAEKKTQLGSLELGVDAADLLGVCDTGYTCAYSNTLCWRTPNAPVPMLNHPREVFERMFGDANSTDRQARIARMQEDRSVLDYVSQSSASLLKKLGAADGQKMSDYFDSVRDVERRIQLAEEQSARELPNFDRPAGVPAKYTEHTKLMFDLEVLAFQSDITRVATFMMGREQGTRVFDELGISDAYHPLTHHQGDPVKISKVTKIDLLHTQLFAYFLERLSATPDGDGTLLDHVAALYGCCISDGNIHLNHDLPVLLMGGGVKLRMGRHVRFPQHTPMSNFYVTLLNQFGVSASSFGDSSAKLAL